In Drosophila simulans strain w501 chromosome 3R, Prin_Dsim_3.1, whole genome shotgun sequence, a single window of DNA contains:
- the LOC6727345 gene encoding eukaryotic translation initiation factor 3 subunit G-2 yields the protein MKSFITSWADEVDADYVDGLPPSNEYIKGDYKYVTEYKFNDDGKKVKVVRTFKIEKQIVPKAVARRRNWVKFGDSRSDKPGPNSQTTMASEEILMQFIGSKEFDQTHETQLDPGKNIAKCRICNGEHWSVNCPYKGTSMDSKTMMETKANAAAAAAISDPSKTGKYVPPFMKDGGGISGSKNWGRGRDRDDSSAVRISNLSESMTETDLEELVKKIGPHTKMYLAREKNSGLCKGFAYVHFKFRQDAAAAIEVLNGHGYDHLILCVEWSKPQP from the coding sequence ATGAAGTCTTTTATTACTTCCTGGGCCGATGAGGTGGATGCAGACTATGTGGATGGACTGCCGCCTTCTAATGAGTACATTAAGGGCGACTACAAGTACGTGACGGAGTATAAGTTCAACGATGATGGCAAGAAGGTGAAAGTGGTGCGCACCTTCAAGATCGAAAAGCAGATTGTTCCAAAGGCTGTGGCTCGTCGTCGCAACTGGGTAAAGTTTGGGGATTCGCGTTCGGACAAGCCCGGACCCAATTCCCAGACGACCATGGCCTCCGAGGAGATCCTTATGCAGTTCATCGGCTCCAAAGAGTTCGACCAGACCCACGAAACCCAACTTGATCCCGGCAAGAACATCGCCAAGTGCCGCATTTGCAATGGCGAGCACTGGAGTGTCAATTGTCCATACAAGGGCACCTCGATGGATAGCAAGACCATGATGGAAACCAAGGCCaatgccgctgcagctgccgctaTAAGTGATCCCAGCAAGACCGGAAAATATGTACCACCCTTCATGAAGGACGGCGGAGGCATATCTGGCAGCAAAAATTGGGGACGGGGACGGGATCGGGACGATTCGTCGGCAGTTCGCATCTCAAACTTATCCGAATCCATGACCGAGACTGATCTCGAGGAGCTGGTGAAGAAAATCGGACCCCACACCAAGATGTATTTGGCGCGCGAAAAGAACAGCGGCCTCTGCAAGGGATTCGCCTACGTGCACTTCAAGTTTCGCCAGGATGCAGCTGCCGCCATTGAGGTCCTTAATGGCCACGGCTACGACCACTTGATCCTCTGCGTCGAGTGGTCCAAGCCTCAACCGTAA
- the LOC6727346 gene encoding trimethyllysine dioxygenase, mitochondrial produces the protein MLLLKHPKTSQLIEINEFWLRDHCRCAECLNFETNQRRYDVLDLPADVMPLDVKYEGMNLQVHWSDAHQSNYDLDFIFNSQLERLIDRRSKSTNLTPWNRSIILQNERHLRFPLPQLVSSDNEVRSLVESLVRYGIVFIDDVAPTANMTELALRRVFPLMKTFFGEMWTFSDNPDHADTAYTKLYLGSHTDNTYFCDAAGLQALHCIEHSGSGGENFFVDGLHVVHELKRRYPAAYEVLCRVQVPGEYIEKGEQHYHTAPIIQVDPLTQEFVQLRLNVYDRAVFNTIPQAEMAEFYDSLRQLLLIVRDNQQQWALKLLPGSIVLFDNWRVLHGREAYTGSRTMSGSYVQRTDFLSKARVLGIID, from the exons ATGTTGCTTTTGAAGCACCCGAAAACCAGCCAATTAATAGAAATCAATGAGTTTTGGCTCCGTGATCATTGTCGATGTGCGGAGTGTCTAAATTTCGAGACAAACCAGAGGCGTTACGATGTTTTAGATCTACCAGCTGATGTGATGCCACTAGATGTCAAATACGAAGGGATGAATCTACAAGTGCATT GGAGTGATGCTCACCAGTCGAACTATGACCTGGACTTTATCTTCAACTCACAGCTGGAGAGGTTGATTGATCGGCGATCAAAGTCCACTAATCTGACACCCTGGAATCGTAGCATTATCTTGCAAAACGAACGGCACTTACGATTCCCATTGCCTCAGCTGGTTTCCAGTGATAACGAAGTCAGATCACTGGTTGAATCTCTCGTCCGTTACGGCATTGTCTTTATCGATGACGTGGCTCCCACCGCGAATATGACTGAATTGGCTCTGCGACGAGTTTTCCCCCTCATGAAAACGTTCTTTGGCGAAATGTGGACTTTTAGCGATAACCCCGATCACGCGGACACCGCTTACACCAAACTTTACCTGGGTTCCCATACGGATAATACCTACTTCTGCGATGCAGCCGGACTACAGGCTCTACATTGCATTGAGCACTCGGGATCGGGTGGCGAAAATTTCTTTGTTGATGGTCTGCATGTGGTTCACGAACTGAAACGCCGGTATCCCGCCGCTTATGAAGTATTGTGCAGGGTCCAAGTTCCTGGGGAGTATATCGAAAAAGGGGAGCAGCACTACCACACTGCCCCCATTATACAGGTGGATCCACTGACTCAGGAATTTGTTCAACTCAGACTAAATGTATACGATCGCGCCGTTTTTAATACCATTCCTCAAGCCGAGATGGCCGAGTTTTACGACAGTCTTCGCCAGCTTTTGCTAATTGTTAGGGATAATCAACAGCAGTGGGCTCTCAAGCTATTACCCGGCAGCATTGTTCTTTTCGATAACTGGAGAGTGCTCCATGGTCGAGAGGCATACACAGGAAGTCGTACCATGTCCGGTTCCTATGTGCAGCGCACAGATTTTCTCAGCAAGGCTCGAGTTCTGGGAATTATTGACTGA